The following are encoded in a window of Aerosakkonema funiforme FACHB-1375 genomic DNA:
- a CDS encoding S8 family serine peptidase translates to MSTFDIGSLNNSYTNQDTVGVTQPDDTYSFTLTDTRYLKLSLTGISNPVDWQLKDNFGKTLHAGLFNITNPETINIDNLPDGKYFLQLSQTGENTNYTMKVDPISKLEVESGFFTVGQTGQVGVDYLTDGGSYQGELGIFSLTGIETFIPGSEAFTKEVARRILSNSIEGHIVITDTTEGARFSPTFPWGDNHNRGEYKGIKTFAMKPGDKFGFMLVPNGSVQEVFSNPNIGGAKRPLFSIATANPLDDFYVGQIADVIGDGKTFVMEDKRVDSGSDKDYNDIIFRVTGATGIAIKLDEVIAPAKDWRDTKVGEDLRNYINTPPKLLQFNTQQNYKVGEAIKLTDAKVWDENGDLDKVNFWFKKDNSDWNRIESIANNFTFDEDWATFNYSWMPEQPGNYQIKAVAIDKQKQESNEVIKTFQVAPANVSPTNLEFTIPASIYFGDTPTLTGKVYDENGSSDLKTVDFRLQKDDGNWQDISDVTTFTPDITDNRWSTFSYTNLSGLEVGNYQMKAIAYDSFDRGSNEIIQNFSVVTKAVKPIPNKAPQLLQFSLLPTYQAGSSIAINRGKVFDEDGATDLKNVHFKLQKDDNNWNEFDYDVFTPDSQGNGWASFNYFWSGLAPGNYNLEALAYDKANAESNKVVQNFTVENILPPPAPPPPPPPLPAPPPINKPEFLQFRTMPLYTNGETLSFSGAKVFDRDGANDIDKVFFWLGTIDGQKVDTITVDRFTADSKGWARFDLNYNLSKLTPGRYQLWAIARDKAGNESDRNIQNFSVITDPGDSGLSDSVKIAIARSADLKKYDPEQLAKTREWVVWVTPDRYSLDLAALAGAEDLGSTGYIPNTYIWKFSENDTPDIVQPRLDTIPGVEFAYPLVPKQVTLLSEPEKEPLVKDVVKVGSQWHLRSDFLPSADANITKTWGISLPGNPSQKVRGKGVVIGIVDDGFDYERHPDLKERFLPNLSWDFNENDNSPLPSYKATLIKDLSLSPRGRIQDNILGQDFPLDVALTGVVKDINVGLNITHPYVSDLEASLLSPTEPIYNPNEGLGFTSPRRIWGGNGSEDQIGLFDDVGGDGDNFINTILDDQATIRINHGVAPFTGRFIPQSKIPGPGLDYFNQQWASGFWKLRMADDSSGNKGQLNRWWLEFNTYNPHGTAVAGIALASGDNNFGGSGVAPEANLAGLRLIADQVTDKQIADALSFKNQDIDIYNNSWKVENAFTTSPLNLMAMEQAVKTGRNQLGNIYVFAGGNDQQHGGNVNYNGFANSRYAIAVGAINKDGEQTTYSEPGTPLLVSAYSSSLGEGRSITTTDLVGADGYDPGDYTTSFGGTSAAAPLVSGVIALMLEANPNLSWRDVQHILAKTANKNNPEDEKGWVQNGAKLWVNDKYGFGAIDAFKAVNTAATWTPVDREVKVSSNLQNVIENIPDGDQDTGVNSQISLNEDITAEKVEVELYSDHKNWKDLRVVLTSPDGTESVLARPQFPNDSNVGQIFKPNIDQNYWVFNSVRHWGESSKGEWTLKVFDENGNQIQGILDAWKLNVYGTKPKVTISAVDTNATENSDPGQFVVTRTGSTKNSLTVNYTIGGTATNGTDYDSISGSVVIPAGETSATITINTAGKDDAVYEGNETVILALAAGNTYTVGSENTGTVAIADNDPDPSPTVVTNTNDSGSGSLRSAIDWANNNPGKDTIRFNISATDPGYNASTGAFTIRPTSALPTITDAVVIDGTTQGGFVGKPIIELDGSNAGSSTNGLTITAGNSTVRGMVINRFQLYGIALQTKGNNLIEGNYIGTDVTGTQDLGNYAGIDIRSANNKIGGTSVEARNIISGNVDGIKIYGSNATGNQVQGNYIGTDITGTQDLGNSFSGILIMSDAPNNIIGGTVGEARNLISGNDNSGVIIQSLKSTGNQVLGNYIGTDFTGTKSLGNSITGVQITDNASKNIIGGITVGAGNIISSNGSANGAGVSIIGSGNQILGNYIGTDVTGTIALGNFYTGVIISSGSNNLIGGTTTEARNIISGNKGMGVSLQNIGTTNNQVLGNYIGTDITGTKALGNSSSGVSIGNAPKNIIGGTSPAGRNLISSNYTGVNIGGVSGTGNLVQGNYIGTDVTGSQGLGNNFAGVSIFGGSNNTIGGTANGAGNTIAFNQGIGVQQTDKNTLKNAVLSNAIFSNTGLGIDLWDNYSSRGLTPNDIGDTDTGANNLQNFPVLASAISNGNSTTIQGTLNSTPNKTFRIELFSNTALDASGYGEGEKFVGFKNVTTDSSGNANFIVNLPTALPAGQFITATATDSNQNTSEFSQGIAIINKPAELLWTKQWGTSSDDRTSGAAVDNAGNIYISGLTINQDVNNNRSYTPWVIKYDSSGSQQVKQLDTFSSEESSSGTVVDSAGNTYILGYTYKGQNSGDAIITKYDSSGILQWVKQVGSSGADSAKDLAVDSAGNVYIVGDTTGSLGGNNAGYVDVWVAKYDNNGNQQWIKQFGTSISDIAVATKVDNNGNIYIVGHTYDPQGNGNSEAWVAKYGSNGNQQWVKQFGSSAPENVDDVAVDSAGNVYIVGETTGSLGGNNAGGTDTWIAKYDYSGNQQWLKQLGTGNTDLPRSVTVDNAGNVYMVGYTYGILEQRDGTGGLDGWVAKYDSRGNQLWVRQLGTFGSDVATNVVADSTDNLYVVGYTNGSLGGSNTGSMDAWVTKFS, encoded by the coding sequence AGATTTAGCCCTACTTTTCCTTGGGGAGATAACCACAATCGTGGCGAATATAAAGGTATAAAAACTTTTGCGATGAAACCAGGGGATAAATTTGGCTTCATGCTTGTGCCTAATGGTAGCGTACAAGAAGTATTTAGTAACCCGAATATTGGTGGCGCAAAACGTCCATTATTTTCCATAGCTACTGCTAACCCATTAGATGATTTTTATGTTGGCCAAATTGCCGATGTAATTGGTGATGGCAAAACATTTGTGATGGAGGATAAGCGAGTTGATAGCGGCTCGGATAAAGATTATAACGATATAATTTTTCGGGTTACTGGTGCAACAGGAATTGCTATTAAGCTTGATGAAGTAATTGCTCCAGCTAAGGACTGGCGCGATACAAAAGTAGGAGAAGATTTACGTAATTACATCAACACACCTCCTAAACTTTTGCAATTTAATACTCAGCAAAATTACAAGGTGGGTGAAGCAATTAAATTGACAGATGCTAAGGTTTGGGATGAAAATGGAGATTTAGACAAAGTAAATTTTTGGTTTAAGAAAGATAATAGTGATTGGAACCGAATCGAGAGTATTGCTAACAATTTTACTTTTGATGAAGATTGGGCTACATTTAATTATTCTTGGATGCCGGAGCAACCGGGTAATTACCAAATAAAAGCGGTGGCGATCGATAAACAAAAGCAGGAGAGTAATGAAGTAATTAAAACTTTCCAGGTTGCGCCTGCCAATGTGTCACCAACGAATCTCGAATTTACTATACCAGCAAGTATTTATTTTGGCGATACGCCAACGTTAACAGGGAAAGTTTACGACGAAAATGGAAGTAGTGACCTTAAAACAGTAGATTTTCGCCTACAAAAGGATGACGGTAACTGGCAAGATATTAGCGATGTAACTACTTTTACACCTGATATTACAGATAACCGTTGGTCAACATTTAGTTATACCAATTTGAGTGGGTTAGAGGTGGGAAATTATCAGATGAAAGCAATTGCTTATGACAGTTTCGATCGAGGAAGTAACGAAATAATTCAAAACTTTTCTGTTGTTACCAAAGCAGTCAAACCAATTCCTAACAAAGCACCTCAATTGTTGCAGTTTAGTTTATTGCCAACTTACCAAGCAGGCAGTTCGATCGCTATAAATCGTGGTAAAGTTTTTGATGAGGATGGAGCCACCGATCTGAAAAATGTACATTTTAAATTGCAGAAAGATGATAATAATTGGAATGAGTTTGATTACGATGTATTTACACCTGATAGTCAAGGGAATGGATGGGCTAGTTTTAATTACTTTTGGAGTGGGTTAGCACCAGGAAATTATAATTTGGAAGCGCTCGCTTACGATAAAGCAAATGCTGAGAGTAACAAAGTAGTTCAAAACTTTACTGTAGAAAATATTTTACCACCGCCAGCGCCACCGCCACCGCCTCCACCACTGCCAGCGCCACCACCAATTAACAAACCTGAATTTTTACAGTTCAGAACTATGCCATTATACACGAATGGTGAAACATTAAGCTTTAGCGGTGCAAAAGTTTTCGATCGCGACGGTGCTAACGATATAGATAAAGTATTCTTTTGGCTAGGGACGATTGATGGCCAAAAAGTTGATACCATCACGGTAGATCGGTTTACTGCTGATAGTAAAGGATGGGCAAGGTTTGATTTAAACTACAATTTGAGTAAGCTAACACCAGGGCGCTATCAATTGTGGGCGATCGCTCGCGATAAAGCAGGAAATGAAAGCGATCGAAATATCCAAAACTTTTCTGTAATTACAGATCCAGGTGATAGTGGATTATCAGATTCCGTGAAGATTGCGATCGCGCGATCGGCTGATTTAAAAAAATACGATCCAGAACAATTAGCCAAAACGCGAGAATGGGTAGTTTGGGTAACACCAGATAGATATTCATTAGATTTAGCTGCACTTGCTGGCGCTGAAGATTTAGGAAGTACTGGATATATTCCTAACACTTATATTTGGAAATTCTCCGAAAACGATACTCCTGATATCGTACAGCCGCGATTAGATACAATTCCAGGCGTAGAATTTGCTTATCCCTTAGTTCCCAAACAAGTAACATTGTTATCTGAGCCAGAAAAAGAACCTTTGGTAAAAGATGTGGTAAAAGTTGGCAGTCAATGGCATTTGCGAAGCGATTTTCTTCCTAGTGCAGATGCTAATATTACGAAGACTTGGGGTATTTCTCTTCCTGGAAATCCATCTCAAAAAGTGCGAGGAAAGGGAGTTGTAATTGGAATTGTCGATGATGGCTTTGATTACGAGAGGCACCCAGATTTAAAAGAGCGTTTCTTGCCAAATTTGAGTTGGGATTTCAACGAAAATGATAATAGTCCATTACCCAGCTATAAGGCTACTCTTATCAAGGATTTAAGCCTATCACCGCGAGGTCGCATTCAAGATAATATATTGGGGCAAGATTTCCCTCTTGATGTTGCTTTAACTGGAGTAGTAAAAGACATTAATGTAGGTTTAAATATTACTCATCCCTACGTCAGCGATTTAGAAGCTTCGCTATTGAGTCCAACAGAGCCTATTTACAATCCAAATGAAGGTCTAGGCTTTACTTCACCCCGAAGAATCTGGGGGGGAAATGGTTCAGAAGACCAGATTGGACTATTTGATGATGTGGGAGGCGATGGTGACAATTTCATTAATACCATATTAGATGACCAAGCAACTATCCGCATTAATCATGGAGTTGCACCATTTACGGGTCGGTTTATCCCGCAAAGTAAGATACCTGGCCCTGGCTTAGATTATTTTAATCAACAATGGGCATCAGGTTTCTGGAAATTAAGAATGGCGGACGATTCGTCGGGAAATAAGGGTCAACTTAATCGCTGGTGGCTAGAGTTTAACACCTATAATCCGCATGGAACTGCTGTAGCAGGAATAGCATTAGCTAGCGGCGATAACAACTTTGGTGGAAGTGGGGTAGCACCGGAAGCAAATTTAGCTGGACTGCGATTAATTGCAGATCAAGTAACTGATAAACAAATAGCTGATGCTTTATCTTTCAAAAACCAAGATATCGACATTTACAACAATAGTTGGAAGGTAGAAAACGCCTTTACGACTTCGCCATTAAATTTAATGGCAATGGAGCAAGCTGTCAAAACAGGTCGAAATCAACTTGGCAATATTTACGTGTTTGCGGGTGGTAATGATCAACAACATGGAGGTAATGTAAATTACAATGGTTTTGCTAATTCTCGCTATGCCATCGCAGTTGGGGCAATCAATAAGGATGGTGAGCAAACTACCTACAGCGAACCAGGAACACCACTATTAGTTTCAGCTTACTCCAGTAGCCTTGGAGAAGGACGAAGTATTACCACAACCGATTTAGTCGGTGCAGATGGTTACGATCCGGGAGATTATACTACAAGTTTTGGCGGCACTTCTGCTGCTGCACCTTTAGTATCTGGTGTAATTGCTTTGATGTTAGAAGCTAATCCAAATTTAAGCTGGCGTGACGTACAGCATATTCTTGCTAAAACTGCTAATAAAAATAACCCGGAAGACGAGAAAGGCTGGGTACAAAATGGAGCAAAACTTTGGGTTAATGATAAATACGGTTTTGGAGCAATTGATGCTTTTAAAGCTGTCAATACTGCTGCCACTTGGACACCTGTAGATCGAGAAGTGAAAGTTAGCTCCAATCTACAGAATGTTATCGAAAATATTCCCGATGGCGATCAAGATACAGGAGTAAATTCTCAAATTAGCCTCAATGAAGATATCACTGCCGAAAAAGTCGAGGTAGAACTGTATTCAGACCATAAAAATTGGAAAGATTTAAGAGTAGTGCTTACTTCTCCTGATGGCACAGAATCTGTTTTAGCTAGACCCCAATTTCCTAATGATTCCAATGTCGGACAAATCTTTAAACCAAATATCGATCAAAATTACTGGGTATTCAATTCCGTTCGTCATTGGGGCGAATCATCTAAGGGTGAATGGACGTTAAAAGTTTTTGATGAAAATGGCAATCAAATTCAAGGAATTTTGGATGCTTGGAAACTGAATGTTTACGGTACTAAGCCGAAGGTAACGATTAGCGCTGTCGATACTAATGCTACAGAAAATAGCGATCCGGGTCAATTTGTGGTTACACGCACTGGTAGTACGAAGAATTCTTTAACGGTGAATTATACTATTGGTGGCACGGCAACTAACGGCACAGATTACGACAGCATTAGCGGTAGTGTGGTTATTCCGGCTGGGGAAACCTCTGCCACAATTACTATTAACACAGCCGGAAAAGATGATGCAGTTTATGAAGGGAATGAGACTGTAATTCTCGCTTTGGCGGCTGGCAATACTTACACCGTGGGGAGCGAAAATACTGGAACAGTAGCGATCGCAGATAACGACCCAGACCCAAGCCCAACAGTTGTCACCAATACTAACGATAGCGGTTCTGGCAGTTTGCGGAGTGCGATCGATTGGGCTAATAATAACCCAGGTAAAGATACAATTCGATTCAATATTTCTGCTACCGATCCTGGTTATAATGCCAGTACGGGTGCTTTCACAATTCGACCGACATCAGCACTACCAACAATTACCGATGCGGTGGTTATTGATGGAACTACTCAGGGTGGATTTGTTGGCAAACCGATAATTGAATTGGATGGTAGTAATGCAGGCTCGAGTACCAATGGTTTAACAATTACTGCAGGTAACAGTACTGTCCGGGGAATGGTAATCAATCGTTTCCAACTTTACGGAATTGCGCTGCAAACAAAAGGTAATAATCTAATTGAAGGTAACTACATCGGTACTGATGTAACGGGTACTCAAGACTTGGGCAATTATGCTGGTATAGATATTCGTAGCGCCAACAACAAGATTGGAGGAACATCAGTTGAGGCACGCAATATTATATCGGGGAACGTTGACGGGATCAAGATTTATGGTAGCAACGCCACAGGAAACCAAGTTCAGGGTAACTATATTGGCACTGATATCACAGGTACTCAAGATCTGGGTAACTCTTTTTCTGGAATTTTGATTATGAGTGATGCCCCCAATAATATAATTGGAGGAACGGTAGGTGAAGCACGTAATTTGATTTCGGGTAATGATAACTCCGGTGTAATTATTCAAAGCTTGAAATCAACGGGAAACCAAGTATTAGGTAATTACATTGGTACTGATTTTACTGGCACAAAATCCTTGGGCAATTCTATTACAGGAGTACAAATCACAGACAACGCATCCAAAAACATAATTGGAGGAATAACTGTTGGTGCGGGTAATATCATATCTAGCAACGGATCTGCCAATGGTGCTGGCGTTAGTATTATTGGATCGGGAAATCAGATACTAGGGAATTACATCGGTACTGATGTAACTGGTACTATTGCTTTGGGCAACTTCTATACTGGTGTAATAATTAGCAGTGGAAGTAATAACCTTATCGGGGGAACAACTACTGAGGCACGGAATATAATTTCAGGTAACAAAGGAATGGGTGTTAGTTTGCAAAATATTGGTACTACTAATAACCAGGTATTAGGCAACTACATTGGTACTGATATCACAGGTACTAAAGCTTTGGGTAACTCCTCTTCTGGCGTATCGATCGGTAATGCACCTAAGAACATCATTGGGGGAACATCACCAGCTGGACGTAACTTAATTTCAAGTAATTACACAGGAGTTAATATTGGTGGCGTCTCTGGAACAGGTAATTTAGTACAAGGTAACTACATTGGTACTGATGTTACTGGTAGCCAAGGTTTAGGTAACAATTTTGCAGGCGTGTCTATTTTTGGCGGCTCTAATAATACGATCGGAGGAACAGCAAACGGTGCAGGTAATACAATTGCTTTCAATCAAGGTATTGGAGTACAACAAACAGATAAGAACACCCTCAAAAATGCGGTTTTATCCAATGCAATATTCTCTAATACTGGTTTAGGAATCGATCTTTGGGATAATTATAGTTCTCGCGGCCTAACACCTAATGATATCGGAGATACTGACACAGGTGCAAACAACTTGCAAAACTTTCCAGTATTGGCTTCAGCTATCTCTAACGGTAACAGCACAACTATCCAAGGAACGCTCAACAGCACGCCTAACAAAACTTTCAGAATAGAATTATTCTCCAATACTGCTTTAGATGCTTCCGGTTATGGTGAAGGCGAGAAGTTTGTTGGTTTTAAAAATGTAACTACTGACAGCAGTGGTAATGCTAACTTTATTGTCAACTTACCAACAGCGCTTCCGGCTGGTCAGTTTATTACAGCAACAGCGACTGATTCAAATCAAAATACCTCAGAGTTTTCCCAAGGAATTGCAATTATTAATAAACCCGCAGAACTCTTATGGACAAAACAGTGGGGAACTTCCAGTGATGACAGGACAAGCGGTGCAGCAGTTGATAACGCTGGTAATATTTACATCTCAGGTTTAACCATAAATCAAGATGTAAATAATAACAGATCTTATACTCCTTGGGTAATTAAGTATGATAGCAGCGGTAGCCAGCAGGTCAAACAGTTAGATACTTTTAGTAGTGAAGAATCTTCAAGCGGTACAGTAGTAGATAGTGCTGGTAATACCTATATTTTAGGGTATACTTATAAGGGACAAAATAGTGGCGATGCCATAATTACCAAATATGACAGTAGTGGCATTTTACAGTGGGTGAAGCAGGTCGGTAGTTCAGGCGCTGATAGCGCGAAGGATCTAGCAGTAGATAGTGCTGGCAATGTCTACATTGTGGGTGACACAACTGGATCTTTAGGAGGAAATAACGCTGGATATGTGGATGTTTGGGTTGCTAAATATGATAATAATGGCAACCAGCAGTGGATAAAACAGTTCGGCACTTCTATTTCTGATATTGCTGTAGCTACAAAAGTTGATAATAATGGCAATATCTATATAGTGGGTCACACTTACGATCCTCAAGGAAATGGCAATAGTGAGGCTTGGGTAGCCAAGTATGGCAGTAATGGTAATCAGCAATGGGTTAAGCAGTTTGGTAGTTCTGCTCCTGAAAATGTTGACGATGTTGCGGTTGACAGTGCTGGTAATGTTTATATTGTCGGTGAAACAACAGGTTCTCTAGGAGGAAATAACGCTGGAGGTACGGATACTTGGATAGCAAAATATGACTATAGCGGTAACCAGCAGTGGCTCAAGCAATTAGGGACTGGCAATACTGACTTACCTCGTAGCGTAACAGTGGATAATGCTGGCAATGTTTATATGGTAGGCTACACCTATGGTATTTTAGAGCAAAGAGATGGTACGGGTGGGCTTGATGGCTGGGTAGCTAAGTACGACAGTCGTGGTAACCAGTTGTGGGTTCGACAGTTAGGCACTTTCGGTTCGGATGTGGCTACTAACGTAGTAGCTGATAGCACAGATAATCTCTATGTTGTAGGCTATACGAATGGCTCGCTGGGGGGAAGCAATACTGGGTCTATGGATGCCTGGGTCACTAAATTTAGCTAA